TATTGTGTTGTTACTTTTCGTTATAATTCCAATCTGGGTCTTTCAGTCCACCGCCTTTGATCGGAGCTACAATCGAGTTCTGTTTCCCACCACTGATTTGTGAAATAAGGGTCTTCGATATCACTCTCTATAAAACCCATATGAGTTTCCCTTTCCTCGATCTGGGCCTAAATGGCCCAGACCTGAACTCGAGTCCAAACCCACCACCGTGAGAGAAGCTTCTCTGGAAGTTAATCAAAACCCTccctttttgatcttttttctcttgcatttttgtgctatttttggttttgggaggagagagacataaaatttgagcaaaaatacatatttactCTTGATTTTAACAAAGATGGGTTACGGAAAACAAACGAAACATATCACAAGTGGGTTAAGTGACACTTTCaagccacgggtaggcaaagtgattttcgtccaaaccacaggtgggttatgtgtaattacccctttttttattttttattttttaaaaaagcttGAAATTTGAATATGGAAAATTCTACAAggagtatttaataaaaatgaaagggaAAGATTCTACAAGGATAGTGAATACTAGACTTTGCTTTGTCAAGGCATGATATACCTGGGTAAAATGAAGGCTTTATGGCTAGCTAGGAATGATGTATCATGGTTGTCGGTGAATGTGATACTAAAAAGATAACACCCTTCATCCTCTTATCACACCTTCTAATTTCGATCCATCAATGAAAGCCTTGGAGTTCCATTAAAAAGAGGGGAAATGAAGAGAAACCAAAAGCATTGAAGGCGAAGCTCAACGCTAGTTTATTGAGTTTTCCAAAGCGAAAGTTGTTGTTTTAAGGCCTGCTTAGGGCTGAATTTTAGGAAGAGAACTTAAGCCAGAAAAATGGCTacttaccttttatttttaaattatttagccAAACAGCCATTTATTCGAAGTATTTAGCAAAAAACctatgttttgaaacttgatattGTTAGCATTACATAGTATTCACATTTAATTGTGACTTGTGTGTGCTATATGTATTTTCACATTGGTAATGTCTAGCTAGTTctatgcaaaattttcaaaaaaattaagtggcaaaatatgcatagaatgtTGAGTTCGATATTAGCAATATCGAGTTCCAAAAACAAGGGtattttgctaaatattttgtaaaaaatggcTGTTGTgttatatactttaaaaataaaaggtatttagtcattttttccAAACTTAAGTACTACACCTAAATTTTGAACTATGCTTATTTAAACCTCCAATAACAATATGTTACATCAGCATTATCACAATTTAATGAATAGAACCGGCAACACACAATACTTAGAATACATTTGGATATAGCGTTTTGTATCAACGTTTGCGTCTGGCTGAAGAATGCGTTTGTCAGTgagtcccgtgcactgttcacgggacccacaaaactctttttttagcaaaattttcattaaaaatgggtcctacgtcactatttacacatttaaaaattattttgctacagtgttttcagttttcaacaataagcggtatccaaacagacccttattCATCAATACAGTGTATACATTATGATTAAAACTCATGATATCAAACACCCATCCTCCTACAACTCAAGAACCATCTATCTCCAACCAGCTGTAGACGTTACCGGAGCTTGGAAAAGAAGCTGAAGTTGCTGCGAGCATGGTACCTTTTAAGATCTGGCCTTTGTCATTTTGAACAACAATCTGGTCTTTGTCAAGAATAAGGACCTTCCTTCAATTCTTTTTAGATTGCATTGCAACTacaattagaaagaaaaaaagaaaaatgcaggACAAATACATAatcttcaaataaataaatctaatgTTTTAAtcttaacaaaacaaaaagaaattgttgagtCTCTCTCATGAATCCAaacctccaattttttttaagaaattagtGACTACACAAAAGCAGGACAGTTAAAACCAATCTTTTGgggatttttcttttacaaaataaacAGATAAATATACAACTATATCATCCggttattaataataattaaaggtTCAGAAACCCCAAAAGCCAAAAAGCTATCTTATGGGAAAAGCTTTATCCCCCaaacaaaatttcttaaattttcacaattggtcaaataaactattttaaaatttttacttaaattaaagtttacatTTGTGTGgttcagttagctcaattggtaaagtctttgataatTGCATAGGAGAcctggggttcaatccctgcctataccaaaaactgaatGGTGtattggtttgatgataaagagttatcatcaggagtggaTGCCAAatattgaaactctctaaaaaaaaaaaaagtttacattCATGTCTCGTATCTGGCCTTTGTCATTTTGAGCAACAGTGGACCATCGAAAGGTCACAACCACCACACTCATGGTGGCTCTGACTTCTTTTCCAAACCCCTCATAATGTCTCCGCTAGCTTTTGGAAGTATCTCTGGAAGGTTTGGAGGTTGGTTGGTCTTGAGTGGTAGGAGATGGGTTTTTCATCTCTTGgatattgattttgattttgatttttttttaattgggtatTAATGAGTATGCATGTAAATATTGAGTTTTGCCTCCTTATTAAATTTAAGGCTAAACTACACTTTAGTCCCTTAAATTTACTTTATGAgcacaattgattttttaagcTTTAAATGTGCGCTATTTGTCCCTTAAATTTAAACCCACTGATCTGTCAAAGAAAAGTATGTTAATTTCTTTGACAAAAAGCTTATATTCAATATATTAAAAGGAGGTATGACTTTCATTATTTCAACTTGAGCTCCTACTCAACATTTTAGCATGGGCCACATGTTGATAAGGTTTGTTTAAAATTTAGacttgttaaaatttaaaactaattattttatgggttcgtgtattttttttctttttcttatatttcttttttgaattgtcatatattttttgaattgtttcaataacttattctttaattatatatcttttttgacattttcgaagttttaacatctaaatttgttcagtcacacacacacacacacacacacacacacacacacacacacacacacacatatatatgtatatatattatctataatttgtaggctctaaattttttgattcctttcaatagttatagtcatgaattattcttttgaatataacccatctttctcttatatttctctattgtttagtcatatatattttgttttgtttcaataatttataaacaatGAATTATCtgattgtttaatattttttggtcttttaaaagttttaatatctgaatttttgagCTATTTTTTTGCTATATCTGAAACtgtctgaaattttttttgtgagcCATTGCATGTTCAAACAATGACTTTTTCATTAAGTTGTAACATAATTTGAAGTCATATAAGAGCAAATTATACAACggtgtagtttcttaatcaatttaagattttataaaattattttaatgtaccTCACAAATAGGTAAGTTCTTGTGTATAGCACGAGTTAGCGACTAATTACTAATATTAATGTAGcgataataatattattaaatttatataaaaaaaatatattaaattaaaataataaaattgatttaaaaaaaactaaaatactaaatgaaatgaaataatcAGGCAATAAAACTTTGCGATTTGTGATGTGATGTTAGCATATtcccctttttatttattattattcgGCTATTCCTACGGAGtacgagaaagagaaaaggaatctttgttccttatttttttgtggataaTATCTATTAATCAGAATCAGATGACAACAAAATCGCCGGCGGCTTTCCCTCGTTAAGAATTAGAAGTCTTTTGTTTTACCAAAACCAAATCGGATCAAATTTACTGAAATATGGTACTACtgtatctatctatctatctatgtGGTTTGTTTGctaaaatatagtataaaaaGTGTAGTGTGTTATATTATTGAATTGAAATGATTTTATGGGTTAGGCAAGCGTAAGCGGTGATAATAAGAAAGAAAGTGAATTGAAGCTGAAGCTGAAACTGTATTCATACTGGAGGAGCAGTTGTTCGTTCCGCGTTCGTATTGCCCTCAACTTGAAAGGTACTTCTTtcttatttctctttatttatttatttatttattaattcttcAATCTATCTTAatttttgatgatgatgatgattagggCTGGAATATGAGTACAAAGCAGTTAACTTGGTGAAGGGAGAGCAATTCAGCCCCGGTGAGAATAGAATTAGTATTACATGACCTTTACTTTACTTTACTTTCTactattgtttttattattaataataataataattatgtatgtatgtatgcatgtatGGTGTAACTAAACAGAGTTTACAGAGCTCAATCCTATTGGTTATGTCCCCGTGCTTGTCGATGGGGACTTGGTGCTTTCCGACTCTTTTGCCATCTTACTGGTTCGTATCTCTATctatcaatttctttttctcattctaCTTTCcctattattataattatttattaccATCAATTCTTCATACAGTTtttaactaactaactaactaactaactaacttaCACAGTATTTAGAAGAAAAGTACCCCCACCACCATCCATTGTTGCCTCAGGATCTTCACAAAAAAGCCATCAATTTCCAGGTATCAACTGCATCTCATACTGCCTATAAACTTAATTACACTCATCTCATTTTTAACCatcttttttccatttctttcctttcttttttggattttacacttttCTTAATCATAACTATAATCTACAATTAATTGATGCTCACACCATAAAAAGCATCAACAAAGTAGTATTGTGCAGTGTTTTGAGGCAGACTTTTTAGTCACAATCAACTCAATCTATGCCAACTGAGGTTGAAacagttctttttcttttttttttcttttgttgataaatAACGAAAGTTTATTAATCAAAATACCCATGTACATCAATCTCttaaattacaatgatcaagcatatcgaaaaaattagaacatggaaaagaataaaaaacacaacTCCAATCCAGTAAAGAGTGgagaaagaaatattttaaCTCAAGAATAGACCATTCTATTCCCTCAAAGCATCTTGTGCTCTGTTCTCTCCAAATACACCATAAGACACAATGTGGCACAGCCCTCCACAAATCCATCTTTCGATGTTTTCCAAAAAGGACCTTGCAAAGCTGAAAATAGGTCAGTAACACTTTGTGGCATAACCCATAGAAGACCAAACAGAGCCCATACCATAGTAAAtgggacaatgaagaagaagatgattcaCTGATTCCCCACTCCTTTCACAGATATAGCACCAATCCAAAACTGTAACTCCCTTATTCCATAGAATATCAAGAGTCAGAATCTTCCTAAGGCGGCAGTCCACGAGAAGAAAGCAACCCTGGGAGGGATCTTTGAGTGCCACACAAGTTTTCCAAGGAAAAAGAGTATCAGGAGTTGAGTAAAGGGAGAAATAGTACTCACGACATGAGGCTGCAAGGAGCTGATGGCATATAATTGCACTTGGAACTACCTCTATCGTTTTTTGCCACATTAATAACTTGAAAATTGTTTCTGCATCAAATTCTATCTTGGTGAAACTTATGCAAATAACCACCTATAATTTACATTGAAGAATGTATATAAAGCCTACTTCACTTGCTAAGCAAACTGGGGTACACATTGAAAAGGATGGCTATGCCACTATGCCAGCTATGGCtattttgaaataaactaaattatttCTTGTGGATTGGTGCCTAGGATCAGGATCCTCACCAATTTCTTTGAAAATGAGAGTTTCCATCTCATGTTTAAGATATAGTTTTCATGAATCtaaacatgtatatatatggtgcaacttcatttaaaattctATTCCACCAAATAATGAATGATTACTACTTTTAAATGAGGTGGCATCATGTTCACCCTTAGATTTGTTAAATACTAAATCTTCACTTTGAATTGGACACTCTCTATTTCAAAAGCAAATGGGGAGTATTATTTTCCAAACAACCTTGCAAGCATGCGTACAAGTAATTGTGTCTCACATGGTGAATAACACTAGTATTGTTCTTTTTTACATGTTGGATAATATGTTTGAAAATCCCTCTTTggctttactttcttttccagCCTTGAGGATATGGTATAATGTTTTGAGCTTCCTGATCTAATCAGGCATAATTCTTTCTTGTACCTTATCGATTTTTGCTAATATTCACATATGTTTTTGCAAGTATGTTTCAGATTTAGACACTAATGGGGTTGCTTTTATAACTGGATATGTTTTATAACTGGATATGTAGGCTGCCAATATTATTTCCTCAAGCGTACAGCCTCTCCAAAATCTAGCTACACTGGTATATATCTGAGTGAGACTGTTGTGGTTATATACCCCTATGTTGTTATTTTCATGAAATTGTTAGAACTTATatgatataaattttgttttgccGCTTTTCCTCCTATATACAGAAGTGCATTGAGGAAAAAATTAGTTCTGATCCTGATGTGAAACTTGCTTGGGCTCAACATTATACCAAAAAAGGCTTTGTAGGTAAGATTTGACTAAGCTGCACAGTACTCCCCCCTTCCCTGGCAGGTGGGCCCCaaagcaggaaaaaaaataaagatttaagATTTGAAAGAATAAGCAGATACCAGATCAGTTCTGGATTGTGCTACACACTATAACATTTAGACATTGttagattaaatgattaaactcACAATTTCCttaatagcttaaacttttgggacaatttGCAATTTATTATGGTATTAAAGTAGGAGGAGCTGGGTTCAAACCATGTCTTCAGCTTACCTCCCATTTATAAAATTCCCACATGTTGGACCCTACTAAATAAGGGTAGTTTAGGCCCACGCGTGATGGGAGAGTGTTAGATTaagattaaattcaccattttctagtagtttaagtttttgggacaattgataatttatcaaacataatacctagaattaaaattaagaagttTTTGTGGCCCATGAAAgcagaaaactcaaaaatatctttCTACCATGCCAGTCTCGCATGTTTAAAGGCTGGTTTAATTTAAAAGCTGATGATAAGACCAATCCCTCCAATCCTATTACACTTTCTTTTAAATTGAGAAAACgcattgtaaagttgtgatttacaaatatgtattttgatggtttttattttgtgccaaatttgattgtaattttatttaatcttttgtaccctgtatctGTTGTGTGGGActttattgtaagggttgtgtgatagtgagagagagtgtgaagactcaatcTATTGAAGCAAGGAAGGTTTTCGCGGGTATCTCGCGACTAAGTATCCCGCGAAAAGATGCATGTGCactgcacatgactggaatgcgaagagtctatacagatggagacagctgtgtctcgcgagtatctagtgggtaaggccttctcgcgaGACACCCGTGAGATATTCTGTTCTGCCAGTCTGTACTGCTTGATACACTTTCTGTATCCTcattatatatacccatattacccacaaatatAACTGAGAGCTTTTAAGAGAAAATCTTAgcaaaaacacttgagagttagaaattgttatatcagcaattctctacacattttTGTGTGGAATTTCTTtatctcctacctctccatttccataccattgaaaggtcaatagcccaaacacttaccacaccttttgagagtgtccagtgaggttttggtgctgctgggaaatATTGGAAGAAgtcaaggatggcagatgcaacatagagtttgttgcgggatccggagaggtagacaagacatggttccttgttggagtaggagcttggagggcttaggtacagagggtagattaggcttggagggtctcttgcttatCCATGTATTTCAACTGATTGcttagtggatcgattaccgcttggagggcgatggagaggtttttcgctgagttcttcggtttcctctttgataacacgtctcggtgttatctatgtttacatctctcttccctactcttgttcatttcattttactgttgtgttgctttaaatatggattaaAGTAGCTTTCGTGCTTATATGTTTGTGTTTACACTATttcgcacttagtattaagttagtgtaaaatcaaccaagccgtaattcaaattgggggtctaaataagctcttgtgttttcacacattttgaGCTTTCACGCATATAGAAATTTAGCAAGATGTAAGTGAAGTTATCTAATGGTATTTTTCAAACATACGTGCACTATAAAGTTACAAGCTGAGAAATTTGTCCTTCCATGAGCTATTTAGGAGATGAAgctaactaatgatattggATCATGATTTTAATTATCTGTATCAGTTCCAAACTCCCTCCATGGTCCGTGGTTAACAAGATTAGCAAATAACTTTGGCACATTGTCAATAGACTGGATACTAATTTCTTTTGTAAGTTCAATAGAGCTTACTACAAATGGACACTCAATTGGAGTAAGGAAGACATGTTAAGTAGACAATTGACTCTTGATCTGGTGGAGGGATtatacatgtttgtttgtttggacaATCAGATTAGTGTTCATATCtcccaaaaaaatcatccaaataGTTTGGGGGAAAACAAGGgcttgtataattttattttcatggaTTGTCTTGATCTTTTTAACAACTGGGTTCCTCTCCCTGGAAATTCCAGTCACATGTGAACTTTTTGTGCCACTATGGGATGGTTTCTGCTCCTTAATGGCTTTAGGcttattttgattattatttgCATTTGTTTCAGCACTCGAGAGGCTTTTAAAAGACTATGCTGGAAGATTTGCTACTGGAGATGAAGTTTACCTGGTTTGGTTTCCTGCATCATCTGTGTCTGTGCCTGCAAACTTTCATATACGATATGCTGCACTGTGTGCAAACATTTGAAGAGTCAgggtttttgaagtttcta
The sequence above is drawn from the Quercus robur chromosome 7, dhQueRobu3.1, whole genome shotgun sequence genome and encodes:
- the LOC126693754 gene encoding glutathione S-transferase zeta class-like, which codes for MASVSGDNKKESELKLKLKLYSYWRSSCSFRVRIALNLKGLEYEYKAVNLVKGEQFSPEFTELNPIGYVPVLVDGDLVLSDSFAILLYLEEKYPHHHPLLPQDLHKKAINFQAANIISSSVQPLQNLATLKCIEEKISSDPDVKLAWAQHYTKKGFVALERLLKDYAGRFATGDEVYLADLFLAPQIHAAIKRFNVDMTQFPLLSRLNEAYNEIPAFQDAMPEKQPDSPLASAS